Proteins found in one Proteobacteria bacterium CG1_02_64_396 genomic segment:
- a CDS encoding ATPase, with protein MITRLLQSELTLALAETPAVALLGPRQVGKTTLAWAVSQTGNAIYLDLESEGDRAKLAQPELYFGDHRDKLVVLDEIHRSPGLFPILRGMIDRNRREGRTGGRYLLLGSASLDLLKQSGESLAGRIAYLELTPLNILETGPEANDTLWLQGGFPESFLASHAASSRWRQNFIRTYLERDIPQFGPRIAAETLRRFWVMLAHHHGGLLNAAQFARNLGVDGKTATAYLDLLNDLFLVRRLQPWHANLGKRLVKSPKVYVRDSGLVHTLLGIRDKETLLSHPVVGASWEGFVLENLISCAPRDCQPFFYRSSGGAEIDLLLHWPDGRLWAIEIKRSLTPKVERGFHAACTDLTPQRRFVVYPGTERFRIGDGIEAMPLYDLARDIAGEHVG; from the coding sequence ATGATTACCCGCCTTCTGCAATCCGAGTTGACCCTTGCCCTGGCCGAAACGCCCGCCGTTGCCCTGCTTGGCCCCCGCCAAGTGGGAAAGACCACCCTGGCCTGGGCGGTGTCGCAAACCGGGAACGCCATCTACCTCGATCTGGAATCGGAGGGGGATCGGGCCAAGCTGGCCCAGCCGGAACTCTATTTTGGGGATCACCGGGACAAGCTGGTCGTATTGGATGAAATCCATCGCTCGCCGGGGTTGTTCCCGATCCTGCGGGGCATGATCGACCGCAACCGCCGGGAGGGGCGCACGGGGGGGCGGTACCTGCTTTTGGGCTCGGCCAGCCTCGACCTGCTCAAACAATCGGGGGAGAGTCTGGCGGGACGTATTGCCTACCTGGAGCTGACCCCCCTGAACATCCTCGAAACCGGCCCCGAAGCCAACGACACACTGTGGTTGCAAGGGGGATTCCCCGAGAGTTTTTTGGCCTCCCACGCAGCAAGTTCGCGCTGGCGCCAGAATTTCATCCGCACCTATCTGGAGCGGGACATCCCCCAGTTCGGCCCCCGCATCGCCGCCGAAACCTTGCGTCGCTTCTGGGTCATGCTGGCCCATCACCACGGCGGCTTGCTCAACGCCGCTCAATTCGCCCGCAACCTGGGGGTGGACGGCAAAACCGCCACCGCCTATCTCGATCTCTTGAACGATCTGTTTCTGGTGCGTCGCCTCCAGCCCTGGCACGCCAACCTGGGCAAACGTTTGGTCAAGTCGCCGAAGGTCTATGTTCGCGACAGCGGCTTGGTCCACACCCTGCTTGGCATTCGCGACAAAGAGACGCTCCTGAGCCACCCGGTGGTGGGGGCAAGTTGGGAGGGCTTCGTGCTGGAAAACCTGATCTCTTGCGCCCCCCGCGATTGCCAGCCCTTCTTTTACCGCAGCAGCGGCGGGGCCGAAATCGATTTGCTTTTGCATTGGCCCGACGGTCGACTGTGGGCCATCGAAATCAAACGCAGCCTGACCCCCAAGGTCGAACGGGGCTTTCACGCCGCCTGCACCGACCTGACCCCCCAGCGCCGCTTCGTGGTCTACCCCGGCACGGAGCGCTTCCGAATCGGCGATGGGATCGAGGCGATGCCCCTCTACGATCTGGCCCGCGACATTGCCGGGGAACACGTCGGGTAA